A stretch of Myxococcus virescens DNA encodes these proteins:
- a CDS encoding helix-turn-helix domain-containing protein has translation MVGATGFEPATTCTPRNPGSRPAVTSPSQPIVNTRFSSPRGVQPPHPVPQDPKIFAASLLLGSAPVAPVASGSGRLLTVREVAERLGVCRATGYRLCERGTLPHIRISNAVRVKEASLERFLLDHRGAP, from the coding sequence ATGGTCGGGGCGACAGGATTTGAACCTGCGACCACTTGCACCCCAAGGAACCCCGGGAGCCGTCCAGCGGTTACCAGCCCTTCACAACCCATCGTAAATACTCGGTTTTCTTCGCCCCGGGGTGTCCAGCCGCCCCATCCAGTACCCCAGGACCCCAAGATTTTTGCTGCTAGTTTGCTGCTGGGCTCCGCCCCGGTGGCGCCGGTGGCCTCGGGCTCTGGCCGGCTGCTGACCGTCCGGGAGGTCGCGGAGCGCTTGGGGGTGTGCCGGGCCACCGGGTACCGGCTCTGCGAACGGGGCACACTGCCCCACATCCGGATCTCCAACGCGGTTCGGGTCAAGGAGGCATCCTTGGAGCGATTTCTGCTGGATCACAGGGGCGCCCCGTAA
- a CDS encoding DEAD/DEAH box helicase, whose protein sequence is MTAASIQVGTLVRKVSDTQMVGKVLDLRHDEQLEETLARVKFGNGIQTLSLIELEPFDVEGTDLWTDLQTSRFSRSQAFRTLMTYERLRSPPSPITSAFGTARARFFPYQFKPVLKFLENPNQRVLIADDVGLGKTIEAGYILREWRARQPLANVLIVVPARLRTKWRDELAKRFEERFDIVGASEIRRVLDQVERGKDLPEFHWIASYETIRDAKLVEQISEVRPGIDLLIMDEAHRVRNRDTLQYKAALALSQCADAIVLLSATPVQTGQENLHTLVDLLEPGRYGTFGNFKALVDANRPVLQAMQFVSAGQLAHAADALQSLSHHPLTESLTRERHFAGIVERLRTASSSNRAELVRLQRDVGDFSLLGHLISRTRKLEVMEDWPVRDPQNPIIHLTPDEKAIYSAVREITRLLDPWGSDWGQSMGALMAFRYTASCIPAAVDYLRSRLAEGGLIPRPETLREELEIEVLEEEGPLETGTRAETQDAMVRRIHEVLSRCPKPGKDSKFSAFLSALRKVWADDRSKRRTRRKVVVFSFFKRTLAYLQAQLAREGIPSHVIHGDISIEEREGLIEQFLESSELDVLLSSEVGGEGIDLQVASVVVNYDLPWNPMVVEQRIGRVDRIGQKANRIVVINLVSDETVEERILFRLYERIGVFRESIGEIDDILGPMEVRGLMLDALKGDLTEEQLERQMEHTAQAAERKRQLAGTLARDVDGLLAADQSFLDEINHLVKRRRLPESGELKELLMQVLETRYSGVSLDESPSRRPATLHLGMSAVRQLQDWSRRYGGDGQRLVGRAQQGHLPVTFDADVAMQHPGCEFIQARHPLIQFAVDRIQQDAARSPGAFALLVESDKVPEGTWVLGVWGIELKASRPEHRLEAVACRLDAREVLVGDEADALLVSCLSGSEDLDPLPSTTSDQLVKCCDRIQQAFSQRYARLLRETQESEERRTIRLRATWEQTLTSRRDAARKALNERRQKKARPFAIQMAEKKLAKHEAALKAKLEEFKTSPKLQAASREIAAALVHVRRLKR, encoded by the coding sequence ATGACTGCGGCATCCATTCAAGTCGGAACGCTTGTCCGCAAGGTTAGCGACACGCAGATGGTGGGCAAGGTGCTCGACCTGCGTCACGACGAGCAACTGGAGGAAACACTGGCCCGGGTGAAGTTCGGGAATGGGATCCAGACCCTCTCGCTGATTGAACTCGAGCCCTTCGACGTCGAGGGCACGGACCTCTGGACGGACCTGCAGACCTCGCGCTTCAGCAGATCACAGGCATTCCGCACGTTGATGACCTACGAGCGGCTGCGCAGCCCTCCATCGCCCATCACCAGCGCCTTCGGAACGGCTCGTGCTCGCTTCTTCCCCTACCAGTTCAAGCCCGTCCTGAAGTTTTTGGAGAATCCGAACCAGCGGGTGCTGATTGCCGACGATGTCGGCCTCGGTAAGACCATCGAAGCTGGCTACATCCTCCGCGAGTGGCGCGCGCGACAACCACTCGCGAACGTGCTCATTGTTGTCCCGGCGCGACTGCGTACCAAGTGGCGCGATGAGTTGGCAAAGCGCTTCGAGGAGCGCTTCGACATCGTGGGAGCGTCCGAAATCCGCCGTGTGCTCGACCAGGTCGAGCGCGGGAAGGACCTGCCCGAATTCCACTGGATCGCCAGCTACGAAACAATCCGGGACGCGAAGCTGGTGGAACAGATTTCTGAAGTCCGGCCAGGCATCGACCTGCTCATTATGGATGAGGCACACCGAGTTCGTAATCGGGACACGCTCCAGTACAAGGCCGCCTTGGCGCTGAGCCAGTGCGCGGATGCCATCGTCCTGCTCTCCGCGACGCCGGTACAAACAGGCCAGGAGAACCTGCACACGCTGGTCGACCTGCTTGAACCCGGGCGCTATGGGACATTCGGGAACTTCAAGGCATTGGTCGACGCCAATCGGCCGGTCCTCCAAGCCATGCAGTTCGTCAGCGCTGGACAACTGGCACACGCTGCGGACGCGTTGCAGTCGCTCTCTCATCATCCACTGACAGAGTCTCTCACGAGAGAGCGACACTTTGCCGGGATCGTCGAACGGCTGCGCACGGCCTCGTCGAGCAACCGTGCCGAACTGGTTCGGCTCCAGCGCGACGTTGGGGACTTCAGCCTGTTGGGGCATCTCATCAGTCGGACACGCAAGCTGGAGGTGATGGAGGACTGGCCCGTCCGCGATCCGCAAAATCCGATCATCCATCTCACCCCTGATGAAAAAGCCATCTACAGCGCGGTGCGTGAAATCACCCGCCTTCTGGACCCCTGGGGTTCCGATTGGGGTCAATCGATGGGGGCATTGATGGCCTTCCGATACACAGCGAGCTGCATTCCCGCTGCTGTGGACTACCTGCGCAGCCGACTGGCCGAAGGCGGGCTCATTCCCCGTCCGGAAACCCTCCGTGAGGAGCTGGAAATCGAGGTGCTTGAGGAAGAGGGACCACTGGAGACGGGCACGCGGGCCGAGACCCAGGACGCTATGGTCCGACGCATCCACGAAGTGCTCTCCCGGTGCCCCAAGCCTGGAAAGGACAGCAAGTTCAGCGCCTTCCTCTCCGCATTGCGCAAGGTGTGGGCGGACGACCGTAGCAAGCGCCGAACGCGGCGGAAGGTTGTCGTCTTCTCCTTTTTCAAACGGACACTGGCATACCTCCAAGCGCAGCTCGCCCGTGAAGGCATCCCATCGCACGTGATTCATGGGGATATCTCCATCGAAGAGCGAGAGGGGCTCATCGAGCAGTTCCTCGAATCATCCGAGCTCGATGTCCTTCTCTCTTCAGAAGTCGGCGGCGAAGGCATCGACCTGCAGGTGGCCTCGGTCGTCGTGAACTACGACCTGCCCTGGAATCCAATGGTAGTCGAGCAGCGCATCGGCCGCGTCGACCGCATCGGGCAGAAGGCCAACCGCATCGTCGTCATCAATCTCGTCTCGGACGAGACAGTCGAGGAACGCATCCTGTTCCGCCTCTACGAGCGAATCGGAGTCTTCCGCGAGAGCATCGGAGAAATCGACGACATCCTCGGCCCCATGGAGGTGCGCGGACTCATGCTGGATGCACTCAAGGGAGACCTTACTGAGGAGCAGCTGGAGCGGCAAATGGAGCATACGGCGCAAGCCGCCGAGCGGAAGCGACAACTAGCCGGCACTCTCGCACGCGATGTCGATGGATTGCTCGCGGCGGACCAATCTTTCCTCGACGAAATCAATCATCTCGTCAAGCGCAGGCGACTCCCTGAGTCAGGCGAGCTCAAGGAACTGCTGATGCAGGTTCTGGAGACGAGGTACTCGGGGGTGAGTCTTGACGAGAGCCCCTCCCGCCGGCCCGCGACGCTCCACCTGGGCATGTCCGCGGTACGGCAACTCCAGGATTGGAGCCGACGGTATGGAGGCGACGGACAGCGCCTAGTTGGCAGAGCGCAACAGGGGCATCTGCCTGTAACCTTCGACGCGGACGTGGCGATGCAGCACCCGGGCTGTGAGTTCATCCAGGCTCGCCACCCACTCATCCAGTTCGCCGTGGACCGCATCCAGCAGGACGCGGCCAGAAGCCCTGGCGCCTTCGCGCTCCTCGTTGAGTCGGACAAGGTGCCGGAAGGGACATGGGTCCTCGGTGTCTGGGGCATCGAGCTGAAGGCGTCCCGCCCAGAACATAGACTGGAGGCGGTTGCCTGTCGTCTGGATGCTCGCGAGGTGCTCGTCGGGGATGAAGCGGACGCGCTTCTCGTGTCCTGCCTGTCCGGCAGCGAGGATCTCGACCCGCTCCCAAGTACCACGTCGGACCAGCTTGTGAAGTGCTGTGATCGCATTCAGCAGGCCTTCTCTCAGCGCTACGCGCGGCTGCTTCGCGAGACGCAGGAAAGCGAGGAGCGGCGGACCATTCGGCTACGCGCGACGTGGGAGCAGACACTCACGAGCCGCAGGGATGCCGCACGGAAGGCGCTCAACGAGCGGCGACAAAAAAAGGCGCGCCCCTTTGCCATCCAGATGGCGGAGAAGAAACTCGCCAAGCACGAGGCGGCGCTGAAGGCCAAGCTGGAGGAGTTCAAGACCAGTCCGAAGCTCCAAGCCGCCTCACGAGAGATTGCAGCTGCACTCGTCCATGTGCGAAGGCTGAAAAGGTAG
- a CDS encoding alpha/beta fold hydrolase codes for LPQGELEFLGRIDFQVKLRGFRIELGEIESALRQHPAVRDTVVLVREDTPGLQRLVAYVVAEAETTTVVDSGTFRPFLKERLPEHMVPSAFVTLEFLPLNTSGKVDRKALPLPDETTSQHEAYVPPRDAYELELARLFEELLGASPISAKSDFFELGGHSLLAVRLQSMLRARTGRTLPVTALFQAPTVEGLAAFLRREPAPWTPLVPIQRSGSRVPFFCVHPVGGTVFCYTELARRLGPDQPFYGLQAQGVEGTLPPNESINAMAASYVDAIRTVQPQGPYRLGGWSLGAVIAFEMARLLQQSGETVDVLALIEPSSTSLAQGVTADDDLAAATMFALDLARTAGISPSTISDGSVSDAKALLERVLQEGRDTGVFIPDAGMAQLHALLRVFTANLRALQQHTLDTCPGPLTVMRGSDTELEPSETEDRGWSRHAAQLVVRVIQGDHYSVLRAPRVDALASALTELLTLADTTAPESK; via the coding sequence TTGCCCCAGGGCGAACTCGAGTTCCTGGGCCGCATCGACTTCCAGGTGAAGCTGCGCGGCTTCCGCATCGAACTGGGAGAGATTGAGTCCGCGCTGCGCCAACACCCCGCCGTGCGCGACACCGTGGTCCTGGTCCGCGAAGACACGCCAGGGCTGCAACGCTTGGTGGCGTACGTGGTTGCGGAGGCGGAGACCACCACTGTCGTGGACTCCGGTACGTTCCGCCCGTTCCTCAAGGAGCGACTGCCCGAGCACATGGTGCCCTCGGCTTTCGTCACGCTGGAGTTCCTGCCGCTCAACACGAGCGGCAAGGTGGATCGAAAGGCGCTCCCGCTCCCCGATGAGACAACCTCGCAGCACGAGGCCTACGTCCCGCCACGCGACGCGTACGAACTGGAGCTGGCCCGTCTCTTCGAGGAATTGCTCGGTGCCTCGCCAATCAGCGCGAAGAGCGACTTCTTCGAGCTGGGCGGACACTCACTGCTCGCGGTACGGCTCCAGTCCATGCTGCGCGCGCGCACGGGACGCACCCTGCCAGTCACAGCGCTCTTCCAGGCACCCACTGTCGAGGGGCTGGCCGCCTTCCTTCGACGCGAGCCTGCGCCGTGGACGCCGCTCGTTCCCATCCAGCGGAGTGGCTCGCGGGTGCCCTTCTTCTGTGTTCACCCGGTGGGCGGCACGGTGTTCTGCTACACCGAACTGGCGCGGAGACTCGGCCCTGACCAGCCCTTCTACGGACTGCAGGCCCAGGGAGTGGAGGGAACGCTACCGCCGAACGAGTCCATCAACGCCATGGCGGCCAGCTACGTGGACGCCATCCGCACCGTGCAACCCCAGGGACCGTATCGATTGGGAGGATGGTCACTCGGAGCCGTCATCGCCTTCGAGATGGCCCGCCTGCTACAGCAAAGTGGTGAGACGGTGGACGTCCTTGCCCTGATTGAGCCCAGCTCCACCTCGCTGGCCCAAGGCGTCACGGCCGACGACGACCTGGCCGCGGCGACGATGTTCGCGCTGGACCTGGCGCGCACAGCGGGAATCTCTCCATCGACGATCTCGGATGGTTCCGTGAGCGACGCGAAGGCACTGCTGGAACGAGTGCTCCAGGAGGGCCGCGACACGGGTGTCTTCATCCCAGACGCCGGCATGGCCCAGCTCCACGCGTTGCTTCGTGTCTTCACCGCCAATCTTCGTGCGCTTCAACAGCACACGCTGGATACCTGCCCAGGACCTCTCACCGTCATGCGCGGCAGCGACACGGAACTGGAGCCTTCCGAGACGGAAGACCGTGGATGGAGCCGCCACGCAGCTCAGCTCGTGGTGCGCGTCATTCAGGGAGATCACTACAGCGTCCTACGGGCCCCCAGGGTCGATGCACTCGCAAGCGCGCTGACCGAGCTTCTGACTCTCGCCGATACGACAGCGCCAGAATCCAAGTAG